In the genome of Mucisphaera calidilacus, one region contains:
- a CDS encoding beta-ketoacyl-ACP synthase III produces MITRTGTGRGVRLAGTGLAVPDRVLTNQDLSRIVDTNDEWITQRTGIQQRRIAAGDQTVVDLGADAMREALDQAKIEPDQLDLVILATMTPEMACPSSAAQLVSRLGAVPAGAMDLSAACSGFVYALNLAAGLIQSGHASNIGVVGAETLSRVVDFTDRRTCVLFGDGAGAAVVTADDNPERGCLYQTMRSDGDRWRELYLPRHEGHIPVDGAEGVFSGNFNTIQMNGREIFKFAVTTTQAVIDETLEKSGVTSDELAMVIPHQSNLRILEAARTRLKLPPEKFCINIDRYGNTSAASVPIALHEQRTEGRIADNDYVLFLAIGGGLTWTTSLWRF; encoded by the coding sequence ATGATCACACGGACAGGCACCGGCCGCGGCGTACGCCTAGCCGGCACCGGCCTTGCCGTGCCCGACCGAGTGCTCACCAATCAGGACCTCAGCCGCATCGTCGACACCAACGACGAGTGGATCACGCAGCGCACCGGCATCCAGCAGCGACGCATCGCAGCAGGCGACCAGACCGTCGTCGACCTCGGTGCCGACGCCATGCGCGAGGCTCTCGACCAGGCCAAGATCGAGCCCGACCAGCTCGACCTCGTCATCCTCGCCACCATGACCCCCGAGATGGCCTGCCCCTCCAGCGCCGCCCAGCTCGTCTCCAGACTCGGAGCCGTGCCCGCCGGCGCCATGGACCTCTCCGCAGCCTGCTCCGGCTTCGTCTACGCCCTCAACCTCGCCGCAGGACTCATCCAGTCCGGCCACGCGAGCAACATCGGCGTCGTCGGGGCCGAAACCCTCTCACGCGTCGTCGATTTCACCGATCGACGCACCTGCGTCCTCTTCGGCGACGGCGCCGGAGCCGCCGTCGTCACCGCCGACGACAACCCCGAACGCGGCTGCCTCTACCAGACCATGAGATCCGATGGCGACCGATGGAGAGAACTCTATCTCCCTCGCCACGAAGGACATATACCCGTTGACGGCGCCGAGGGCGTCTTCTCCGGAAACTTCAACACCATCCAGATGAACGGCCGCGAAATCTTCAAGTTTGCCGTCACCACCACACAGGCGGTGATCGATGAAACCCTTGAAAAATCAGGGGTTACATCCGACGAACTCGCGATGGTCATCCCCCACCAGTCCAACCTCCGCATCCTCGAGGCCGCCAGAACGCGACTAAAATTGCCCCCCGAGAAGTTCTGTATCAATATTGACCGCTACGGAAATACCTCCGCAGCCAGTGTTCCCATCGCCCTCCACGAACAGCGTACCGAAGGCCGGATCGCCGATAACGACTACGTCCTCTTCCTCGCCATAGGCGGCGGACTCACCTGGACAACGTCACTCTGGCGATTCTGA